CTCGAATGTCGTCCGACGCCTTCTCCGAGCTCTTCGCCTCGCGGCCCGTGCTGCTCGCCCCCATGGAGGACGTGAGCGATGCCATCTTCCGGCGCATCTGCCGCCGGTTGGGCGCGGACGTATGCTTCACCGAGTTCGTCAACGTGGACAACCTGCTGCAGGGGTGTTCCCGCGCCCGGCGCAAGCTCTGGCTGGCGGAGGACGACAGGCCCACCGCCATTCAAATCTACGGCGCGGACCCGGAGCGGCTGGTGGAGGTGGCGCGGCTGTCCGAGGCGGCGGGGCCGGCCTTCATCGACATCAACTGCGGGTGCTGGGTGCCGAGCATCGCCCGGCGGGGCGCGGGCGCGGGCTGGCTGCGCGAGCCGGAGGCCATGGTGGCCATGGCGGCGCGGGTGGTGCGCGCGGTATCGCTGCCGGTGACGGTGAAGACACGCATCGGCCTGGGGCCGGAGGACCGGATGCCGATCGTGGAGTTGGCCCGCCGGTTGGAGGACGTGGGGGTGCGTGCCCTCACCGTGCACTGCCGCACCGCGAAGATGGGCTACACCGGCGCGGCGGACTGGCGCTGGGCGGCCCTGGCCCAGGCGGCGGTGCGCATCCCCGTCGTCGTCAATGGGGACATCCGTACCGCGGCCGACGTGGGGCGCGTGCTGGCGGAGACAGGCTGCGCGGGCGCGATGCTGGGACGGGGCGCCATCGCCCACCCCTGGGTGTTTCGCGAGGTGAAGGCGCTGCGCGCGGGCCATTC
The sequence above is drawn from the Archangium gephyra genome and encodes:
- a CDS encoding tRNA dihydrouridine synthase, with amino-acid sequence MSSDAFSELFASRPVLLAPMEDVSDAIFRRICRRLGADVCFTEFVNVDNLLQGCSRARRKLWLAEDDRPTAIQIYGADPERLVEVARLSEAAGPAFIDINCGCWVPSIARRGAGAGWLREPEAMVAMAARVVRAVSLPVTVKTRIGLGPEDRMPIVELARRLEDVGVRALTVHCRTAKMGYTGAADWRWAALAQAAVRIPVVVNGDIRTAADVGRVLAETGCAGAMLGRGAIAHPWVFREVKALRAGHSPIPPAPAERLGLLHEHLLAQVAARGEGRAGPYMRRYLAGYLSGVEGGAELRAHLNHSERLEDWLERIAALEARLSSRGAWERPPG